Proteins from one Panicum virgatum strain AP13 chromosome 7K, P.virgatum_v5, whole genome shotgun sequence genomic window:
- the LOC120640474 gene encoding uncharacterized protein LOC120640474 isoform X1, which translates to MPHRSSGASMQPSWADLTVPHRRTMHTRLPRAFLAARTVPAAWIYARVRTTPRWKSAFPSRPMPQRRLLREARADRGGHLPASILGEGDREEGNVAVKKIRMDNEREGGQFPITGIQEFKILKKLHHQNVINWSISKRSSPRQGQREMSRGSTCIVGQDRWERQGTHHSVPRHVLMGLPEVV; encoded by the exons ATGCCCCACCGCTCGTCCGGCGCCTCAATGCAGCCTTCATGGGCCGACCTCACTGTTCCCCACCGCCGGACCATGCATACTCGCCTGCCGCGCGCCTTCCTCGCAGCCCGAACCGTCCCCGCTGCATGGATCTACGCCCGCGTCAGGACGACACCCCGGTGGAAATCGGCGTTCCCGTCGCGCCCGATGCCGCAACGTCGACTGCTTCGAGAAGCTCGAGCAGATCGGGGAGGGCACCTACCG GCAAGTATTCTTGGCGAAGGAGACCGAGAGGAAGGAAATGTGGCAGTCAAGAAGATTCGCATGGACAACGAGCGAGAGGGC GGCCAGTTCCCTATCACAGGCATCCAGGAGTTTAAAATCCTCAAgaagctgcaccaccagaacGTGATCAACTGGTCAATCTCAAAGAGATCGTCACCTCGCCAG GGCCAGAGGGAGATGAGCAGGGGAAGCACA TGCATTGTTGGCCAAGATAGATGGGAGCGGCAAGGCACACATCATTCTGTGCCGCGCCACGTGCTGATGGGCCTTCCAGAGGTTGTCTAG
- the LOC120640474 gene encoding cyclin-dependent kinase C-3-like isoform X2: protein MPHRSSGASMQPSWADLTVPHRRTMHTRLPRAFLAARTVPAAWIYARVRTTPRWKSAFPSRPMPQRRLLREARADRGGHLPASILGEGDREEGNVAVKKIRMDNEREGFPITGIQEFKILKKLHHQNVINWSISKRSSPRQGQREMSRGSTCIVGQDRWERQGTHHSVPRHVLMGLPEVV from the exons ATGCCCCACCGCTCGTCCGGCGCCTCAATGCAGCCTTCATGGGCCGACCTCACTGTTCCCCACCGCCGGACCATGCATACTCGCCTGCCGCGCGCCTTCCTCGCAGCCCGAACCGTCCCCGCTGCATGGATCTACGCCCGCGTCAGGACGACACCCCGGTGGAAATCGGCGTTCCCGTCGCGCCCGATGCCGCAACGTCGACTGCTTCGAGAAGCTCGAGCAGATCGGGGAGGGCACCTACCG GCAAGTATTCTTGGCGAAGGAGACCGAGAGGAAGGAAATGTGGCAGTCAAGAAGATTCGCATGGACAACGAGCGAGAGGGC TTCCCTATCACAGGCATCCAGGAGTTTAAAATCCTCAAgaagctgcaccaccagaacGTGATCAACTGGTCAATCTCAAAGAGATCGTCACCTCGCCAG GGCCAGAGGGAGATGAGCAGGGGAAGCACA TGCATTGTTGGCCAAGATAGATGGGAGCGGCAAGGCACACATCATTCTGTGCCGCGCCACGTGCTGATGGGCCTTCCAGAGGTTGTCTAG